From a region of the Vanessa atalanta chromosome 13, ilVanAtal1.2, whole genome shotgun sequence genome:
- the LOC125068005 gene encoding uncharacterized protein LOC125068005 isoform X1, which produces MTARVCAILLLAAFAITHALVDEAVDVIKLGIDVGEEVLNSWDVISKPFNVSGGVELPVIRRRERQILARLAQVTRAINRLELNIDKNGAVLMLLAKHIGRGNSLELKLHEMSDLLSRVASADQKMREYTKNQRELERRTLEDFAEWCVSHDSSALPGLMERVYAMIVPPHKHLLGQSILQIILEDLQEEQLCDMQMSPHQLIYDMYNTISLTEIKGYAMMQFSWMLLRIYGKGNFTQEANLTRVRYAERTSRIATAAKSTLAMAKRDLYRCDPKEHKLGETYEEVTKLLQGYIENEVNLNTEKTCKENCAYYTLTERHGCIEGEYCERQSCKGRIIDCQYIDSDMWVCPAGRNSPRRYEWIEYENGRTFGQAGTCTRGKTKVDSWWRWLFWHCSYCMCLCDETSQDSHRYFSLWDSTSDVKNNKVVTGLRLVKHGRVFHLQISEGFLGERGTITPGSWVPLQKFDISEPGIREGEDYHKLTYERRAIDLDELDSPTGHILTGVRFRMIGAHLHFEIRSTPFNYTTGRLSPDRSQWISNDNTEGAETPRSRLALLRPDVPTRSAAPLPVDSRHDQYVEFVNSDFDADAAQSTVPFVDVQPLEPMRGAALLSGAGIIHRGARGYGGFVAPKLFTYDYSRHVRAQPPPDNIQEEESPDVILPLNNF; this is translated from the exons ATGACGGCTCGCGTGTGTGCCATTCTATTGCTAGCAGCATTCGCTATAACGCACGCGCTCGTCGACGAAGCCGTCGACGTAATCAAACTCGGTATAGACGTAGGCGAGGAGGTTCTTAACTCTTGGGACGTTATTAGCAAACCGTTCAATGTGTCCGGTGGTGTCGAGTTACCCGTCATCAGGAGAAGAGAGAGACAGATACTGGCCCGACTGGCCCAGGTGACGCGGGCGATAAATAGACTTGAATTGAATATAGATAAGAATGGCGCTGTTTTGATGCTCCTGGCGAAACATATCGGTCGCGGTAACAGCCTTGAGCTGAAGCTTCACGAAATGTCAGATCTATTGAGCCGAGTGGCATCAGCTGATCAAAAGATGCGGGAGTACACGAAAAACCAACGGGAATTGGAGCGGAGAACGCTGGAGGATTTCGCAGAGTGGTGCGTCTCGCACGATAGTAGTGCATTGCCCGGTCTTATGGAGCGCGTGTACGCAATGATAGTGCCCCCGCACAAACATCTGCTCGGACAAAGTATTTTACAGATCATTTTAGAAGATCTGCAG GAAGAACAACTATGCGATATGCAGATGTCCCCCCACCAGCTGATATATGACATGTACAACACTATATCCCTGACCGAGATAAAGGGATACGCAATGATGCAGTTCTCGTGGATGCTGCTCAGGATATACGGCAAAG GAAACTTTACGCAGGAAGCGAATCTGACGCGAGTGAGATACGCCGAAAGGACGTCGCGTATTGCGACCGCCGCCAAATCTACACTCGCGATGGCCAAACGGGATCTGTATAGATGTGATCCGAAAGAACATAAACTAG GAGAAACGTACGAGGAAGTTACCAAACTGCTTCAGGGTTACATAGAAAACGAAGTGAACTTGAACACTGAAAAGACTTGCAAGGAGAACTGTGCGTATTACACGCTTACTGAGCGACACGGCTGCATCGAAGGAGAGTACTGTGAAAGACAATCGTGCAAGGGACGAATCATCGACTGCCAGTATATCGACTCCGATATGTGGGTCTGCCCGGCC gGTAGGAACAGCCCACGTCGGTACGAATGGATCGAATACGAAAACGGTAGGACATTCGGACAAGCTGGTACGTGCACGCGAGGGAAGACAAAG GTCGATTCTTGGTGGCGTTGGTTGTTTTGGCATTGCTCCTACTGCATGTGCCTCTGCGACGAAACCAGCCAAGACTCCCACCGTTATTTCAGTCTTTGGGATAGCACATCTGACGTTAAGAACAACAA GGTCGTTACTGGCTTACGTCTCGTGAAGCACGGAAGAGTATTCCATCTACAGATAAGTGAGGGTTTCTTGGGGGAGAGAGGAACCATTACACCCGGAAGTTGGGTGCCGCTACAGAAGTTCGATATATCTGAGCCGGGAATTAGGGAAGGAGAAGACTACCACAAATTGACTTACGAGAGGAGAGCTATTGATTTAGACGAACTGGACTCACCAACGGGGCATATTTTAACCGGTGTCAG ATTCCGAATGATCGGTGCCCATTTGCACTTCGAAATTCGTTCGACACCCTTCAACTACACAACTGGAAGACTGTCACCCGATCGAAGCCAGTGGATCAGCAATGACAACACGGAGGGCGCCGAAACCCCAAG GTCCCGCCTGGCGCTGCTGCGGCCCGACGTGCCCACGCGCAGCGCGGCGCCGCTGCCGGTGGACTCGCGGCACGACCAGTACGTGGAGTTCGTGAACAGCGACTTCGACGCCGACGCGGCGCAGAGCACCGTGCCCTTCGTCGACGTGCAGCCGCTCGAGCCCATGAGAG GTGCGGCGTTACTGAGCGGAGCGGGTATCATACATCGCGGAGCGAGAGGCTACGGAGGCTTCGTCGCGCCCAAGCTGTTCACGTACGACTACTCCCGCCACGTGAGGGCTCAACCGCCCCCCGACAATATACAAGAGGAGGAATCACCGGATGTGATTCTGCCccttaataatttctaa
- the LOC125068005 gene encoding uncharacterized protein LOC125068005 isoform X3, with product MKYAALFALLAVASAGDPTAVDNLRNTFYEVEKALWKNVTSSEWGAAGVSGDVELTKAFVTFDEKIQSVPPPPRGPHDTWLWAKATEKMRVIEGYYKNFLTFIKRQSQPGAVPAPVREWLDLAEGILMDPKSSVAQAVRKIHDLLEYGDMFRGILQEEQLCDMQMSPHQLIYDMYNTISLTEIKGYAMMQFSWMLLRIYGKGNFTQEANLTRVRYAERTSRIATAAKSTLAMAKRDLYRCDPKEHKLGETYEEVTKLLQGYIENEVNLNTEKTCKENCAYYTLTERHGCIEGEYCERQSCKGRIIDCQYIDSDMWVCPAGRNSPRRYEWIEYENGRTFGQAGTCTRGKTKVDSWWRWLFWHCSYCMCLCDETSQDSHRYFSLWDSTSDVKNNKVVTGLRLVKHGRVFHLQISEGFLGERGTITPGSWVPLQKFDISEPGIREGEDYHKLTYERRAIDLDELDSPTGHILTGVRFRMIGAHLHFEIRSTPFNYTTGRLSPDRSQWISNDNTEGAETPRSRLALLRPDVPTRSAAPLPVDSRHDQYVEFVNSDFDADAAQSTVPFVDVQPLEPMRGAALLSGAGIIHRGARGYGGFVAPKLFTYDYSRHVRAQPPPDNIQEEESPDVILPLNNF from the exons ATGAAATACGCAGCGCTTTTTGCGCTGCTCGCGGTCGCCAGCGCTGGCGACCCTACCGCTGTGGACAATTTACGCAATACGTTTTACGAGGTCGAAAAGGCACTCTGGAAGAATGTCACGAGTTCCGAGTGGGGTGCGGCGGGCGTCAGCGGGGACGTCGAACTGACAAAGGCCTTTGTCACTTTCGATGAAAAAATACAATCTGTCCCACCACCCCCTCGTGGACCGCACGACACATGGCTGTGGGCGAAGGCTACAGAGAAGATGCGTGTTATAGAAGgatattacaaaaactttttgacGTTCATAAAGCGTCAGTCGCAGCCCGGCGCGGTGCCTGCGCCCGTCAGGGAATGGTTGGATCTAGCGGAAGGTATTCTCATGGACCCGAAGTCCTCCGTCGCGCAAGCTGTGAGGAAAATTCACGACCTACTCGAATACGGCGACATGTTCCGCGGTATATTGCAG GAAGAACAACTATGCGATATGCAGATGTCCCCCCACCAGCTGATATATGACATGTACAACACTATATCCCTGACCGAGATAAAGGGATACGCAATGATGCAGTTCTCGTGGATGCTGCTCAGGATATACGGCAAAG GAAACTTTACGCAGGAAGCGAATCTGACGCGAGTGAGATACGCCGAAAGGACGTCGCGTATTGCGACCGCCGCCAAATCTACACTCGCGATGGCCAAACGGGATCTGTATAGATGTGATCCGAAAGAACATAAACTAG GAGAAACGTACGAGGAAGTTACCAAACTGCTTCAGGGTTACATAGAAAACGAAGTGAACTTGAACACTGAAAAGACTTGCAAGGAGAACTGTGCGTATTACACGCTTACTGAGCGACACGGCTGCATCGAAGGAGAGTACTGTGAAAGACAATCGTGCAAGGGACGAATCATCGACTGCCAGTATATCGACTCCGATATGTGGGTCTGCCCGGCC gGTAGGAACAGCCCACGTCGGTACGAATGGATCGAATACGAAAACGGTAGGACATTCGGACAAGCTGGTACGTGCACGCGAGGGAAGACAAAG GTCGATTCTTGGTGGCGTTGGTTGTTTTGGCATTGCTCCTACTGCATGTGCCTCTGCGACGAAACCAGCCAAGACTCCCACCGTTATTTCAGTCTTTGGGATAGCACATCTGACGTTAAGAACAACAA GGTCGTTACTGGCTTACGTCTCGTGAAGCACGGAAGAGTATTCCATCTACAGATAAGTGAGGGTTTCTTGGGGGAGAGAGGAACCATTACACCCGGAAGTTGGGTGCCGCTACAGAAGTTCGATATATCTGAGCCGGGAATTAGGGAAGGAGAAGACTACCACAAATTGACTTACGAGAGGAGAGCTATTGATTTAGACGAACTGGACTCACCAACGGGGCATATTTTAACCGGTGTCAG ATTCCGAATGATCGGTGCCCATTTGCACTTCGAAATTCGTTCGACACCCTTCAACTACACAACTGGAAGACTGTCACCCGATCGAAGCCAGTGGATCAGCAATGACAACACGGAGGGCGCCGAAACCCCAAG GTCCCGCCTGGCGCTGCTGCGGCCCGACGTGCCCACGCGCAGCGCGGCGCCGCTGCCGGTGGACTCGCGGCACGACCAGTACGTGGAGTTCGTGAACAGCGACTTCGACGCCGACGCGGCGCAGAGCACCGTGCCCTTCGTCGACGTGCAGCCGCTCGAGCCCATGAGAG GTGCGGCGTTACTGAGCGGAGCGGGTATCATACATCGCGGAGCGAGAGGCTACGGAGGCTTCGTCGCGCCCAAGCTGTTCACGTACGACTACTCCCGCCACGTGAGGGCTCAACCGCCCCCCGACAATATACAAGAGGAGGAATCACCGGATGTGATTCTGCCccttaataatttctaa
- the LOC125068005 gene encoding uncharacterized protein LOC125068005 isoform X2 → MTARVCAILLLAAFAITHALVDEAVDVIKLGIDVGEEVLNSWDVISKPFNVSGGVELPVIRRRERQILARLAQVTRAINRLELNIDKNGAVLMLLAKHIGRGNSLELKLHEMSDLLSRVASADQKMREYTKNQRELERRTLEDFAEWCVSHDSSALPGLMERVYAMIVPPHKHLLGQSILQIILEDLQEEQLCDMQMSPHQLIYDMYNTISLTEIKGYAMMQFSWMLLRIYGKGNFTQEANLTRVRYAERTSRIATAAKSTLAMAKRDLYRCDPKEHKLGETYEEVTKLLQGYIENEVNLNTEKTCKENCAYYTLTERHGCIEGEYCERQSCKGRIIDCQYIDSDMWVCPAGRNSPRRYEWIEYENGRTFGQAGTCTRGKTKVDSWWKWNLLHCSYCFCLCEDDIQSSERTFSLREALAEIERNKVVTGLRLVKHGRVFHLQISEGFLGERGTITPGSWVPLQKFDISEPGIREGEDYHKLTYERRAIDLDELDSPTGHILTGVRFRMIGAHLHFEIRSTPFNYTTGRLSPDRSQWISNDNTEGAETPRSRLALLRPDVPTRSAAPLPVDSRHDQYVEFVNSDFDADAAQSTVPFVDVQPLEPMRGAALLSGAGIIHRGARGYGGFVAPKLFTYDYSRHVRAQPPPDNIQEEESPDVILPLNNF, encoded by the exons ATGACGGCTCGCGTGTGTGCCATTCTATTGCTAGCAGCATTCGCTATAACGCACGCGCTCGTCGACGAAGCCGTCGACGTAATCAAACTCGGTATAGACGTAGGCGAGGAGGTTCTTAACTCTTGGGACGTTATTAGCAAACCGTTCAATGTGTCCGGTGGTGTCGAGTTACCCGTCATCAGGAGAAGAGAGAGACAGATACTGGCCCGACTGGCCCAGGTGACGCGGGCGATAAATAGACTTGAATTGAATATAGATAAGAATGGCGCTGTTTTGATGCTCCTGGCGAAACATATCGGTCGCGGTAACAGCCTTGAGCTGAAGCTTCACGAAATGTCAGATCTATTGAGCCGAGTGGCATCAGCTGATCAAAAGATGCGGGAGTACACGAAAAACCAACGGGAATTGGAGCGGAGAACGCTGGAGGATTTCGCAGAGTGGTGCGTCTCGCACGATAGTAGTGCATTGCCCGGTCTTATGGAGCGCGTGTACGCAATGATAGTGCCCCCGCACAAACATCTGCTCGGACAAAGTATTTTACAGATCATTTTAGAAGATCTGCAG GAAGAACAACTATGCGATATGCAGATGTCCCCCCACCAGCTGATATATGACATGTACAACACTATATCCCTGACCGAGATAAAGGGATACGCAATGATGCAGTTCTCGTGGATGCTGCTCAGGATATACGGCAAAG GAAACTTTACGCAGGAAGCGAATCTGACGCGAGTGAGATACGCCGAAAGGACGTCGCGTATTGCGACCGCCGCCAAATCTACACTCGCGATGGCCAAACGGGATCTGTATAGATGTGATCCGAAAGAACATAAACTAG GAGAAACGTACGAGGAAGTTACCAAACTGCTTCAGGGTTACATAGAAAACGAAGTGAACTTGAACACTGAAAAGACTTGCAAGGAGAACTGTGCGTATTACACGCTTACTGAGCGACACGGCTGCATCGAAGGAGAGTACTGTGAAAGACAATCGTGCAAGGGACGAATCATCGACTGCCAGTATATCGACTCCGATATGTGGGTCTGCCCGGCC gGTAGGAACAGCCCACGTCGGTACGAATGGATCGAATACGAAAACGGTAGGACATTCGGACAAGCTGGTACGTGCACGCGAGGGAAGACAAAG GTCGACTCCTGGTGGAAGTGGAATCTTCTACATTGCTCATACTGCTTTTGTCTTTGTGAAGACGATATCCAGTCGTCTGAACGAACCTTCAGCTTACGAGAAGCGTTGGCTGAGATTGAGAGGAACAA GGTCGTTACTGGCTTACGTCTCGTGAAGCACGGAAGAGTATTCCATCTACAGATAAGTGAGGGTTTCTTGGGGGAGAGAGGAACCATTACACCCGGAAGTTGGGTGCCGCTACAGAAGTTCGATATATCTGAGCCGGGAATTAGGGAAGGAGAAGACTACCACAAATTGACTTACGAGAGGAGAGCTATTGATTTAGACGAACTGGACTCACCAACGGGGCATATTTTAACCGGTGTCAG ATTCCGAATGATCGGTGCCCATTTGCACTTCGAAATTCGTTCGACACCCTTCAACTACACAACTGGAAGACTGTCACCCGATCGAAGCCAGTGGATCAGCAATGACAACACGGAGGGCGCCGAAACCCCAAG GTCCCGCCTGGCGCTGCTGCGGCCCGACGTGCCCACGCGCAGCGCGGCGCCGCTGCCGGTGGACTCGCGGCACGACCAGTACGTGGAGTTCGTGAACAGCGACTTCGACGCCGACGCGGCGCAGAGCACCGTGCCCTTCGTCGACGTGCAGCCGCTCGAGCCCATGAGAG GTGCGGCGTTACTGAGCGGAGCGGGTATCATACATCGCGGAGCGAGAGGCTACGGAGGCTTCGTCGCGCCCAAGCTGTTCACGTACGACTACTCCCGCCACGTGAGGGCTCAACCGCCCCCCGACAATATACAAGAGGAGGAATCACCGGATGTGATTCTGCCccttaataatttctaa